A genome region from Clostridium pasteurianum includes the following:
- the fliY gene encoding flagellar motor switch phosphatase FliY, whose amino-acid sequence MSDGFLSQEEIDSLLNGGEDNSDSPEEQKEDTANDDNGLNDIEKDLLGEIGNISMGSASTALSTIIGQKVNITTPIVTVTTLSELKKNFEVPNVALDVKYISGISGENLLVMKVTDAAVIANLMMGGDGKVESKTLSEIELSAVSEAMNQMIGASATSMATMLLREVNISPPVSKIWDSKTDMLSENIKEDESIVQVAFKLTIGDLVDSQIMQILPIETSKKMIGIMMGGNNSKGDEEKQNSEESAPKDNGNSPVKDEPTPAVTAAPEQKASQPQMQAAYTNTAPPQTPQPQMQVPQGQMYAQPKVEVNRASFQPLEASEVYGAPKNIDLIMDVPLEISVVLGRAKKNIKDILNLGTGSLIELDKLAEEPVEILVNGKKIAYGEVVVVDENFGVRITSIVSNEEKIKSLRK is encoded by the coding sequence ATGAGTGATGGATTTCTTTCACAAGAAGAGATAGATTCTCTTTTGAATGGGGGAGAAGATAATTCTGATTCACCTGAAGAGCAGAAAGAGGATACTGCTAATGATGATAATGGTTTAAATGATATAGAAAAAGATTTATTAGGTGAAATAGGAAATATTTCTATGGGCTCGGCATCTACAGCCCTTTCAACTATAATTGGTCAAAAAGTTAATATAACTACACCTATTGTAACAGTAACAACACTTAGCGAATTAAAGAAAAACTTTGAGGTTCCAAATGTTGCACTTGATGTTAAATATATCAGTGGAATTTCTGGAGAAAATTTGCTTGTAATGAAAGTTACAGACGCTGCTGTTATTGCTAATTTAATGATGGGTGGAGATGGTAAAGTTGAAAGTAAAACTTTATCAGAAATTGAACTTAGTGCAGTATCGGAAGCCATGAATCAAATGATTGGAGCATCTGCCACTTCCATGGCTACCATGCTTTTACGTGAGGTAAATATTTCACCTCCAGTATCTAAAATATGGGATTCTAAAACTGATATGTTATCAGAGAATATTAAGGAAGATGAAAGTATAGTTCAGGTGGCATTTAAATTGACTATTGGTGATTTGGTTGATAGTCAGATTATGCAGATATTGCCTATAGAAACATCGAAAAAAATGATAGGAATAATGATGGGCGGGAATAATTCTAAAGGTGATGAGGAAAAGCAAAATTCTGAAGAAAGTGCACCTAAAGATAATGGTAATTCACCTGTAAAAGATGAACCTACACCTGCAGTTACGGCTGCTCCGGAGCAGAAGGCATCACAACCTCAGATGCAAGCAGCATATACTAATACTGCACCACCTCAGACGCCTCAGCCACAAATGCAAGTACCACAAGGACAAATGTATGCACAACCTAAAGTTGAGGTTAATAGAGCATCATTTCAGCCTTTGGAAGCTTCAGAGGTCTATGGTGCACCTAAGAATATAGATCTTATAATGGATGTTCCACTTGAAATTTCTGTTGTTTTAGGAAGAGCTAAAAAGAATATTAAGGATATTCTTAACTTAGGTACTGGATCACTTATAGAACTTGATAAGCTTGCTGAAGAACCAGTTGAAATACTTGTAAATGGTAAAAAGATTGCTTATGGTGAAGTTGTTGTTGTTGATGAAAACTTTGGAGTTAGAATTACAAGTATTGTAAGTAATGAAGAGAAAATAAAAAGTTTGAGAAAATAA
- a CDS encoding flagellar biosynthesis anti-sigma factor FlgM produces the protein MKINSVDAGKVIQFYKTSKNSNINQKKSVNEDKIQISNTGRSLSAFVMDVPEEQNERKVASIQNEVSNGTYNIDPKLISQKMIDVMRNRTL, from the coding sequence ATGAAAATAAATAGTGTAGATGCTGGTAAGGTTATTCAATTTTATAAAACTAGTAAAAATAGTAATATCAATCAAAAAAAATCTGTTAATGAAGATAAAATACAAATTTCTAATACAGGCAGAAGCTTAAGTGCATTTGTTATGGATGTGCCTGAAGAACAAAATGAGAGAAAAGTTGCTTCTATACAAAATGAAGTATCAAATGGAACTTATAACATAGATCCCAAATTGATTTCACAAAAGATGATTGATGTTATGAGAAATAGAACATTATAA
- a CDS encoding flagellar protein FlgN codes for MKKMLNELMLKEYDALNELIVLLEKQYNLCINENAFELEAVAKDIEKSSITIGKYELERRELTGSKSVKLIIEELNDKELNDNFLKLKNIILKVKSQNEINQSLLKRRLMFTNKVLRIFNPDRGAKVYNNYGKVNK; via the coding sequence ATGAAAAAAATGCTAAATGAACTTATGCTTAAGGAATACGATGCATTAAATGAGTTAATTGTGCTATTAGAGAAGCAGTATAATCTTTGCATTAATGAAAATGCTTTTGAGCTTGAGGCTGTAGCTAAAGACATAGAAAAAAGCAGTATTACTATTGGTAAATATGAACTTGAACGTAGGGAACTTACTGGTAGTAAAAGTGTAAAGTTAATTATAGAAGAATTAAATGATAAAGAATTAAATGATAATTTCCTTAAGCTAAAGAATATTATTTTAAAAGTTAAATCTCAAAATGAAATTAATCAGAGCTTACTTAAGAGAAGATTAATGTTTACTAATAAAGTTTTGAGAATCTTCAATCCAGATAGAGGTGCAAAAGTATATAACAATTATGGAAAAGTAAATAAATAG